A stretch of the Dioscorea cayenensis subsp. rotundata cultivar TDr96_F1 chromosome 4, TDr96_F1_v2_PseudoChromosome.rev07_lg8_w22 25.fasta, whole genome shotgun sequence genome encodes the following:
- the LOC120258881 gene encoding LOW QUALITY PROTEIN: uncharacterized protein LOC120258881 (The sequence of the model RefSeq protein was modified relative to this genomic sequence to represent the inferred CDS: deleted 1 base in 1 codon) codes for MISLLSTRMLPVCSAAPSCSSYYQLSCHVGTRAFYPFQKAIQERNFIEERLFLCIHDGVHGRESSSRLHAAKCMNSLVVETPDDHGSYDSSILSPYNNDFDDIVRSFPKEYFDNDTQNPTNSSSEVIGLWPTSEDLPGSKFPSSKFSGTIEHKISNNLMDAPPRSSYAELPSTASPGGYELLNLPDSLSQGSTGLSASSSSGFTFAADSIPSISPEDSLPVSGSLEQTNGDFPSLRQSVEDFFSGASESVETSVARLEDTVRKAYDSFTFTISDAVESVKNSFDNAINGLFSTAYNTKEQAGSNLTGLSSELGENVYKASAFTIDVLRRTIFTVEDSLTNVSRYIVYFYGSAKSSLPPDVRNTLNLSEDKITEIFQPFGSAAQQASKIIEEFEKNVGLDPSDPVVSFVLLLGVSATLGVSYWLLVYGGYSGDISPELTLELLKNEDGTVLIDVRPEALREKDGVPDLRRAARSRYASVVLPEIDNSLRKLLKGGKEIDDTLMATVIKNLKIVRDGSKIIVMDTNGNRAKSIARSLKKLGVKKPYLLQGGFQSWVKKGLRIKELKPESTLTVLNEEAEAILADVKPTPALVVGSALGLSAAFYALLEWEKTLQVIAIIGLGLTVYRRFASYEKSEDLKEDMKLLFSPFKKGAQAISWAAQKLEPNKIGLQTSPSSTAVQDRVLQAAAKHESQPSDSETENLPESASQASEA; via the exons ATGATTTCATTGCTTTCCACCAGGATGCTTCCTGTTTGCTCCGCCGCTCCCAGTTGCTCTTCTTATTATCAG CTATCTTGTCATGTAGGCACAAGAGCATTTTATCCATTTCAGAAGGCTATACAAGAGAGAAACTTTATTGAGGAAAGGCTCTTCCTTTGCATCCATGATGGAGTTCATGGCCGGGAATCATCTTCGAGACTACATGCTGCAAAATGCATGAATTCTCTTGTTGTGGAAACCCCCGATGATCATGGTTCCTATGATTCATCCATATTGTCTCCATACAAcaatgattttgatgacataGTGCGCTCATTTCCAAAAGAATATTTTGATAATGACACTCAAAATCCAACCAACTCATCGTCAGAAGTGATTGGACTCTGGCCTACAAGTGAGGATTTACCAGGATCCAAATTTCCAAGCAGTAAATTCAGTGGTACTATTGAGCATAAGATAAGTAACAATCTTATGGATGCACCACCAAGATCATCTTATGCAGAGCTACCGTCTACAGCTTCCCCTGGTGGATATGAACTTCTGAACCTTCCTGACTCTCTTAGTCAAGGTTCAACTGGACTGTCTGCGTCTTCCTCTTCTGGCTTTACATTTGCAGCTGATAGTATTCCCAGTATTTCCCCTGAGGATTCACTGCCAGTTTCTGGGTCACTTGAGCAAACAAATGGGGATTTCCCTAGTCTACGACAAAGCgttgaggattttttttctgGAGCTAGTGAATCAGTGGAAACATCTGTGGCTAGATTAGAAGATACTGTGAGAAAAGCATATGATTCATTCACGTTCACAATTTCAGATGCGGTTGAGAGTGTTAAGAATTCGTTTGACAATGCAATCAATGGTTTATTTTCTACAGCTTATAACACCAAAGAGCAAGCTGGTAGTAACTTGACAGGTCTTTCAAGTGAATTGGGAGAGAATGTATACAAGGCAAGTGCTTTCACTATTGATGTATTGAGGAGAACAATTTTCACCGTGGAGGATTCTTTGACAAATGTGTCTAGGTATATTGTTTATTTCTATGGATCAGCAAAGTCTTCTTTGCCACCTGATGTTAGGAATACGCTGAATTTATCTGAAGACAAAATCACAGAAATCTTTCAACCTTTTGGTTCTGCTGCTCAACAG GCGTCCAAAATAAttgaagaatttgaaaaaaatgttgGCCTGGATCCCAGTGACCCAGTTGTCTCATTTGTACTTCTCCTTGGAGTTTCAGCCACTCTTGG GGTTTCTTATTGGCTATTGGTATATGGCGGATACTCTGGAGACATATCTCCTGAATTGACCTTGGAGCTTCTAAAAAATGAAGATGGCACCGTGCTCATTGATGTCCGGCCTGAG GCTTTAAGGGAGAAAGATGGTGTTCCTGACCTCCGCCGAGCAGCTCGATCTCGATATGCAAGCGTAGTTCTCCCTGAG ATTGATAATTCCCTCAGGAAGCTGTTGAAGGGTGGAAAAGAAATAGATGATACTCTGATGGCAACTGTCATCAAAAACTTGAAAATTGTTCGA GATGGGTCAAAGATCATTGTTATGGATACCAATGGTAACCGTGCTAAATCAATTGCCAGATCCTTGAAAAAACTTGGTGTCAAG AAACCGTACTTGCTACAAGGGGGCTTCCAATCATGGGTGAAGAAGGGTCTCCGCATCAAGGAGCTAAAACCTGAAAGTACACTGACTGTACTGAATGAG GAAGCTGAAGCTATCCTTGCAGATGTCAAACCTACACCAGCACTTGTTGTTGGATCGGCACTG GGCCTTTCTGCAGCCTTCTATGCGTTATTAG aaTGGGAGAAGACATTACAGGTCATAGCTATTATTGGACTTGGGCTG ACTGTCTACCGACGATTTGCTTCATATGAGAAGTCAGAGGATTTAAAGGAGGATATGAA GTTGCTATTCTCTCCTTTC AAAAAGGGAGCTCAAGCCATTTCCTGGGCAGCTCAAAAATTGGAGCCAAACAAGATTGGGTTACAAACATCTCCCTCATCGACGGCTGTCCAAGATCGTGTCCTCCAGGCAGCAGCGAAGCATGAATCACAACCATCTGATTCCGAGACTGAAAACCTCCCGGAATCTGCAAGTCAGGCTTCAGAAGCTTAG